The region GGCCGCCGGCTCCTGAGCGCCTCCCCCGGGGTCACCCGGCCCCGGGGGAGCCCTCCAGCCCGCGCAGCATCAGGCGCAGGGCCCGGTCGAGCCCGTCCGCGGTCTCCGGGTCCAGTACACCGGTGATCCGCGCCAGGTTGTCGGCGTGGTCGGCCAGCACCCCGTCGATCGCCCGCAGGCCCTCGGCGGTGAGCGCCACCAGGAAGCTGCGCCGGTCGGCGGGGTCGATCCGCCGCTCCACCAGCCCGGCCCGCTCCAGGCGGTCGATCCGCCCGGTCATGCCCGCCCGGGTCATCATCAGGGTGTCCGCCAGCTCCGAGGGGATGAGCGTGTAGGGCTCCCCCGCCCGGCGCAGGGCCGCCAGGACGTCGAACTCGCCTCCGCGGAGGCCGTGCTCGGCCAGGACGGCGTCGACCCGCGCGGAGACGAGGGCTGCGGCCCGCGACAGCCGCCCCAGCACCCCAAGCGCGGAGAGGTCCAGGTCGGGGCGCTCACGCCGCCACTGCGCGGCGATGGTGTCCATGGGGTCGGCGGGGCCGTCGGCTGCGGGGCGGTCGTTCATGGGGGGATCTTATTGACCCCTGATAGTTAGCTGCCTTACTATCACTCCACTTACTATAAGGCGGCGAACCAAAAGGAGTGCGCCATGCCCCTTCCCACCCGCCCCCTGCTGGTGCGGGGCGCCGAGGCCGAGACCCTCGGAGCCGGAGCCGACACGACCACCCTGCTGCTGGACGCGCACCATACGGGCTCGGCCCTGAACGCCGTGCGCACCCGCCTGTCCCCCGGGACCGCCGGGCCGCCCCCGCACTACCACCGCCGCGCCCCCGAGACCTTCTTCCTGCTGGACGGGGCGCTGGACGTCCTGGTCGACGAGGAGGTCGTCGCCCTGGCCGCGGGCGACGTGCTCCTGGTCCCGGCGGGGGCGGTGCACGCCTGGGCCACCCCGGCCGACGCCCCCGCGGACGTCCTCATCGCCAAGAGCCCGGCCACCGACCGGTTCGACTACTTCCGCATCGCCGACCGGGTGCGGCGCGGACTGGAGGATCCGCAGCGGATCCTGGACACCCGGGAGAGGTTCGACAACCACTTCACGGTGAGCACCGTGTGGAAGGAACACCTGGTCGCGGCCGGGCACCCCGCTCCCCTGGTGGCGTTCCCGGCGGGGAGCGGCCGATGAGCACCCACGTCGTCGTCCTGGGCGCCGGGTACACCGGCCTGGTCGCCGCCAAGCTGGCCGGCCGCCTGCCCGGGGTGCGGGTGACCCTGGTCAACGAGC is a window of Nocardiopsis changdeensis DNA encoding:
- a CDS encoding MarR family winged helix-turn-helix transcriptional regulator — translated: MNDRPAADGPADPMDTIAAQWRRERPDLDLSALGVLGRLSRAAALVSARVDAVLAEHGLRGGEFDVLAALRRAGEPYTLIPSELADTLMMTRAGMTGRIDRLERAGLVERRIDPADRRSFLVALTAEGLRAIDGVLADHADNLARITGVLDPETADGLDRALRLMLRGLEGSPGAG
- a CDS encoding cupin domain-containing protein, producing MPLPTRPLLVRGAEAETLGAGADTTTLLLDAHHTGSALNAVRTRLSPGTAGPPPHYHRRAPETFFLLDGALDVLVDEEVVALAAGDVLLVPAGAVHAWATPADAPADVLIAKSPATDRFDYFRIADRVRRGLEDPQRILDTRERFDNHFTVSTVWKEHLVAAGHPAPLVAFPAGSGR